The proteins below are encoded in one region of Apodemus sylvaticus chromosome 13, mApoSyl1.1, whole genome shotgun sequence:
- the Lox gene encoding protein-lysine 6-oxidase isoform X1 produces the protein MRFAWTVLLLGPLQLCPLLRCAPQAPREPPAAPGAWRQTIQWENNGQVFSLLSLGAQYQPQRRRDPSAAAPRPDGDTASQPRTPILLLRDNRTSHSARARTPSPSGVAAARPRPAARHWFQAGFSPSGARDGASRRATNRTESPQPPQLSNLRPPSHVDRMVGDDPYNPYKYSDDNPYYNYYDTYERPRPGSRYRPGYGTGYFQYGLPDLVPDPYYIQASTYVQKMSMYNLRCAAEENCLASSAYRADVRDYDHRVLLRFPQRVKNQGTSDFLPSRPRYSWEWHSCHQHYHSMDEFSHYDLLDANTQRRVAEGHKASFCLEDTSCDYGYHRRFACTAHTQGLSPGCYDTYAADIDCQWIDITDVQPGNYILKVSVNPSYLVPESDYSNNVVRCDIRYTGHHAYASGCTISPY, from the exons ATGCGTTTCGCCTGGACCGTGCTCCTTCTGGGGCCACTGCAGCTCTGTCCCCTTCTCCGCTGTGCCCCGCAGGCCCCGCGCGAGCCACCGGCCGCCCCGGGTGCCTGGCGCCAGACGATCCAATGGGAGAACAACGGGCAGGTGTTCAGTCTGCTGAGCCTCGGGGCGCAGTACCAGCCTCAGCGACGCCGCGACCCCAGCGCCGCTGCCCCGAGGCCCGACGGCGACACCGCCTCGCAGCCACGCACGCCCATTCTGCTGCTGCGCGACAACCGCACCTCGCATTCTGCCCGTGCGAGGACGCCAAGCCCGTCTGGGGTCGCCGCGGCTCGGCCCCGGCCCGCCGCCCGCCACTGGTTCCAAGCTGGTTTCTCGCCGTCGGGGGCTCGCGATGGAGCCTCACGGCGTGCGACGAACCGGACTGAGTCGCCACAACCTCCGCAGCTCAGTAATCTGAGGCCACCCAGCCACGTAGATCGCATGGTGGGCGACGACCCCTACAATCCCTACAAGTACTCCGACGACAACCCCTATTATAACTACTATGACACGTACGAGAGGCCCCGGCCCGGGAGCAGGTACCGACCTGGATATGGCACCGGTTACTTCCAGTACG GTCTCCCGGACCTGGTGCCGGACCCCTACTACATCCAGGCTTCCACGTACGTACAGAAGATGTCTATGTACAACCTGAGATGCGCTGCGGAAGAAAACTGCCTGGCCAG TTCAGCATATAGGGCGGATGTCAGAGACTATGACCACAGGGTACTGCTACGATTTCCTCAAAGAGTGAAAAACCAAGGGACATCTGACTTCTTACCAAGCCGCCCTCGGTATTCCTGGGAGTGGCACAGCTGCCACCA ACATTACCACAGCATGGATGAATTCAGCCACTACGACCTGCTGGATGCCAACACACAGAGGAGAGTGGCTGAAGGCCACAAAGCAAGCTTCTGTCTGGAGGACACATCCTGTGACTATGGGTACCACAGGCGCTTTGCGTGCACTGCGCACACACAG GGATTGAGTCCTGGATGTTATGATACCTATGCTGCAGACATAGACTGCCAGTGGATTGATATTACAGATGTACAACCTGGAAACTACATTCTAAAG GTCAGTGTTAATCCCAGCTACCTGGTGCCTGAATCAGACTACAGTAACAATGTTGTACGCTGTGATATTCGCTACACAGGACATCATGCCTACGCCTCCGGCTGCACAATTTCTCC
- the Lox gene encoding protein-lysine 6-oxidase isoform X2, whose protein sequence is MRFAWTVLLLGPLQLCPLLRCAPQAPREPPAAPGAWRQTIQWENNGQVFSLLSLGAQYQPQRRRDPSAAAPRPDGDTASQPRTPILLLRDNRTSHSARARTPSPSGVAAARPRPAARHWFQAGFSPSGARDGASRRATNRTESPQPPQLSNLRPPSHVDRMVGDDPYNPYKYSDDNPYYNYYDTYERPRPGSRYRPGYGTGYFQYGLPDLVPDPYYIQASTYVQKMSMYNLRCAAEENCLASSAYRADVRDYDHRVLLRFPQRVKNQGTSDFLPSRPRYSWEWHSCHQHYHSMDEFSHYDLLDANTQRRVAEGHKASFCLEDTSCDYGYHRRFACTAHTQGLSPGCYDTYAADIDCQWIDITDVQPGNYILKVSVNPSYLVPESDYSNNVVRCDIRYTGHHAYASGCTISP, encoded by the exons ATGCGTTTCGCCTGGACCGTGCTCCTTCTGGGGCCACTGCAGCTCTGTCCCCTTCTCCGCTGTGCCCCGCAGGCCCCGCGCGAGCCACCGGCCGCCCCGGGTGCCTGGCGCCAGACGATCCAATGGGAGAACAACGGGCAGGTGTTCAGTCTGCTGAGCCTCGGGGCGCAGTACCAGCCTCAGCGACGCCGCGACCCCAGCGCCGCTGCCCCGAGGCCCGACGGCGACACCGCCTCGCAGCCACGCACGCCCATTCTGCTGCTGCGCGACAACCGCACCTCGCATTCTGCCCGTGCGAGGACGCCAAGCCCGTCTGGGGTCGCCGCGGCTCGGCCCCGGCCCGCCGCCCGCCACTGGTTCCAAGCTGGTTTCTCGCCGTCGGGGGCTCGCGATGGAGCCTCACGGCGTGCGACGAACCGGACTGAGTCGCCACAACCTCCGCAGCTCAGTAATCTGAGGCCACCCAGCCACGTAGATCGCATGGTGGGCGACGACCCCTACAATCCCTACAAGTACTCCGACGACAACCCCTATTATAACTACTATGACACGTACGAGAGGCCCCGGCCCGGGAGCAGGTACCGACCTGGATATGGCACCGGTTACTTCCAGTACG GTCTCCCGGACCTGGTGCCGGACCCCTACTACATCCAGGCTTCCACGTACGTACAGAAGATGTCTATGTACAACCTGAGATGCGCTGCGGAAGAAAACTGCCTGGCCAG TTCAGCATATAGGGCGGATGTCAGAGACTATGACCACAGGGTACTGCTACGATTTCCTCAAAGAGTGAAAAACCAAGGGACATCTGACTTCTTACCAAGCCGCCCTCGGTATTCCTGGGAGTGGCACAGCTGCCACCA ACATTACCACAGCATGGATGAATTCAGCCACTACGACCTGCTGGATGCCAACACACAGAGGAGAGTGGCTGAAGGCCACAAAGCAAGCTTCTGTCTGGAGGACACATCCTGTGACTATGGGTACCACAGGCGCTTTGCGTGCACTGCGCACACACAG GGATTGAGTCCTGGATGTTATGATACCTATGCTGCAGACATAGACTGCCAGTGGATTGATATTACAGATGTACAACCTGGAAACTACATTCTAAAG GTCAGTGTTAATCCCAGCTACCTGGTGCCTGAATCAGACTACAGTAACAATGTTGTACGCTGTGATATTCGCTACACAGGACATCATGCCTACGCCTCCGGCTGCACAATTTCTCCGTGA